The genomic interval CGTCGCCCAGCAGGTCCACCAGCACGCGCAGGCCGCCTCGGCCGCCCACGGTGGCGGCGTGGCGCGCGGCGTCGGTACGGACGGCGGCGTCCGGGTGCGCGGCCGCCTCGCCGATCCAGCGCAGCGCCAGCTCCGGCTCCATGTCCGGGTCGGCCGCGATCTCCAGCATGGCGCGGGCGCGGCCGGCGGCGGGGTCGCCCAGCGCGCGGGTGATGATCCGCCCCGCCGCGCCCTCGGACTTGGCCAGCGTGCGGAAGAGGAGGCGCCGCAGCCCCGCGTCGCCGGTGCGGAAGAGCACGCGCTCCAGGTGCGCCAGCGCCTCGCCCCCCGCGAAGAGGAAGACGCGGACGATGGCGGCGCGGTCAGCGCCCTCGCGCTGGATCAGGTCGGCCAGGCGCTGCATGTTGGGCTCGGTGGTGACCTGGCGGAGCCCCTGCACCGCCGCCTCGCGGAACACGCGGCCGCGGTCGGGCCGCTGCGTCTCGGCCACCAGGGCATCGAGCAGCACCACCGCCTCGTCCAGCCGGTCGCCGGCGATCAGCCGCTGGGCGGTGCGCCCGCAGCTCTGGGCCACTGCGTCGAACCGGTCCAGCGCCTCGGCCGCGCGCAGCATCCCCGGCAGCTCGTTCGCCTCGGGGTCCACGATTCCGCTGCTGGCGCGGAAGAACTGGTACATCGCGCCGTGGCCCGCATCTCCCGCCGCCGCCAGGGGTGCGGCGACGGGTTCCACGGTGGATGCCGCTCCCGCGGGCTCCTGCGCCGCGGGCGGCGGCGGGTACGCGGCGAACGCCTCTTCGAACTCGAAGTCCGAGAAGTCCGTCGCCTCCTCCGCGTCGAACGGCGAGGCGCCGCGTGAGGGCTGGCCAGGCGCCTCTACCGCATCGCCCGAGTCGCCCGCGTCCGGCTGCGCATCCGCGGAAGCGCTCGGGGAGGCGGGCGCTTTCGCATCTTCCGTCACCGCCTGCGCCGAGTCGCGCGGCGACGGCTCCGCATCTCCCGAAACCGATGCGCTCGGATCGGTAGGTGGAGTCGCGGGCGCCGCATCTTCCGATTCGGTAGGAGCCGCCGCTGGGCGGACGGGAGCGGGCGGGCGATACGTCTCGCCTGCGTTGGTGCTGACGTAGATGCCGCGCGGCTGAGCCTCGCGGATGGCGCCGAGCAGGCCGTCCGCGCCCAGATCCCCTGCCCCGCGCGTCGCGGCGCGGAGGAACGTCTCCAGGTCGTCGGCCGTCACATCCGCCGTGAAGCCGACGCGCGTCACCCGCAGCATGATCAGCGTGCCCGCGGCGCGGAGGAGCACGGGATCGACGCCGGCCACGGGCTGGCCCTTGGCGGAGAAGCCGGTGAACTGCACGTCGAGCACGAGGCTCTTCTGCGCCGCGAACACGCCTTCCAGAGCCTCGCGCGCCTCGCGGGCGAGCGCACTGGGCTCGCCCTCGCGCAGGAGCGCGGAGGCGAGGATGCGTACGAAGCGGGCAACGGGCGGCGTATCGGCCATGGAACGGA from Longimicrobiaceae bacterium carries:
- a CDS encoding HEAT repeat domain-containing protein; this translates as MADTPPVARFVRILASALLREGEPSALAREAREALEGVFAAQKSLVLDVQFTGFSAKGQPVAGVDPVLLRAAGTLIMLRVTRVGFTADVTADDLETFLRAATRGAGDLGADGLLGAIREAQPRGIYVSTNAGETYRPPAPVRPAAAPTESEDAAPATPPTDPSASVSGDAEPSPRDSAQAVTEDAKAPASPSASADAQPDAGDSGDAVEAPGQPSRGASPFDAEEATDFSDFEFEEAFAAYPPPPAAQEPAGAASTVEPVAAPLAAAGDAGHGAMYQFFRASSGIVDPEANELPGMLRAAEALDRFDAVAQSCGRTAQRLIAGDRLDEAVVLLDALVAETQRPDRGRVFREAAVQGLRQVTTEPNMQRLADLIQREGADRAAIVRVFLFAGGEALAHLERVLFRTGDAGLRRLLFRTLAKSEGAAGRIITRALGDPAAGRARAMLEIAADPDMEPELALRWIGEAAAHPDAAVRTDAARHAATVGGRGGLRVLVDLLGDAAPAVKRAAVQGLATTGDAAAVPFLGRVLNDSADEDVQLAAVAALGKLGSAEAVPALAGVVNKRQLLGGKRLSRLKMAALAALGHIPAPAAREVLSATASGRDADLAAEARQILQLLD